CCCTTTTTAGCACCGATTTCCGCATCCTCCTCCCCCTCATACTCAATGCATAAGGGACCTTGGTAAGATGAATTGAGGAGCTCATCCAAGAAGAGCTCCAAGGGAAGGTCCCCCTCTCCCAAAGCGAGTGCGATGTATTTTTCTCTCACCCCATTCCTTGCGCTTCCGTCCTTTAAATGAGTGTGAACACAATAAGGGGCGACGAGCTTGTAAAATTTCTCCACCGTAGCTAAAGGATGACCATACCAATAATAGTTTGATGTATCAACCGTTAGCCTGACGAAGGGTGAACCAACCTTTTCAATGACCCTTATTTCCAATTCCGCATCGTTTGTGATGTAGCCGTGATTTTCCATACCGAGATAAATTTTTCGCTTTTCCGCCTCGGGAGCACATTCCTTAAGCCCCTTAGCAATCAGCTCCTCCCACTCGTTTTCGGGGATATCAGGATTCGGCTCTCCACCAAATACCCTGATAACCTTGGCTCCCAACTTTTCCGCTATATCAAGGTAATTCACAACTTTTTTGACTTCCTCATCTATTTCCTTCGCGCTCTTCCTAACGAAATTTGTATATCCACCCAAAGCATGAATCTTTAGACCCATCTGGGCTGACTTCCTTTTTATCTCCTCTATTCCTTCCTCGTCGAATCTTATAGTTCCCTTATGCGCTCCTGGCGCAGTTGATAGCTCATAGGCATCAAAGCCAATTTCCTTAGCTGAGGCAAGAAATTCATCAAATGTATACCCCTTAAAGGAATAAGAAAGGCTTAGAATTCCTATTTCCATCAAAAATTCACCTCTTTCTTAAAGAACTAAAGATTTTTTCTATTCCTTCCATTTTTTGTCTTATTTTCTCTATTTCTTTCGCTATCTTCCTTGCCTTCTCGCCCTTTGGATGACTTCTCAAAACTTCCTTCAGCTGGCTTTCAACTTTCTTTTCAATCTCTTCCTCCCCTACCCCCGTTAATCGCAGCGCCGTCTCAATCTCTCTACGTAACCTCTCAACTTCCGTGCCAAGAAGACCCTCCAATTCCCTTTCCTTCTTCTTCAACCTCTCCTTAGAATAGAGGAGGAATTCTATCTCTTCATTCATAATTATTATACTCTAAACCCAATTTTTTCAAAGCGCTTTTCGCCGCATTCATGCTCGCTTCCTTTTTATTCCTTCCCACCCCCTCACCATATACTTCCCCATCAATGTTTACCTGGACTGTGAATGTTCGCTCATGGGGTGGTCCTTCCACTTTTACTACAACATACTGCGGCAAACCCTTCCCCTTTGCTTGAAGATATTCCTGAAGAATGCTCTTATAATCCTTTAGAAAGATGCCCTTCATAGTGCGGAGGAGGGGCTTGAAGGCACGCATAACGAACTTCCTCGCCTTCCCCAAACCTCCCAATAGATATATAGCCCCTATGAACGCCTCCAAAGCATCCGCTAATACGGAGTTCTTCTCCCTACCGCCACCCTTTTCCTCCCCCTTGCTCATTTGAATGAGCTCGCCCAATTGGAGATGCCTCGCCACCTCCGCCAGACGCTCCTCGCTGACGAAATAAGCCTTCGCCCTTGATAGCTTCCCGCTATCAAAGTGGCTATATTCCCTGAAGAGATGCTCAGCTATTATGACGCCGAGGACAGCATCTCCCAGGAACTCCAATCGCTCATAGGAGCTCCCTTCTCCTCCCTGCTTCAGTGAGGGATGAATCAGAGCCTCTCTTATCAAAGGGTCGTCTATATTTAAGCCAAGCTCTTCTATTAGAAGGACAGCTTTAGGGTGATTATCTGATATGGCTTAACTTTCACCTCCAGCTCCTTATCAGCATTCAATTCCTCTACATCTTCTTCAGCGAGATTGGACAGCACTATCCTCTTGGGCGCTTCGGCGAAGGTTATCCTACCTTCAACCTCATAAGATGCGATATTAAAAAAGCGTAGGACGAGGGCATCTTCCTTCTCAGCCTTCTTCAGAGCGCTCAACACGAGTTCCTCAGGCTCAATCTTGAGGAGGGAATACTGTGAGGGAAGAGAACCCTCTTTGGGGAAGGTGATCACGGAACGCAAGGGGGCAACGAATTGGTGTGCTAAGAGCCAGGGCTTTGCTTCCTCAAAGGAATTCACGAAGGGGATGATAGCATAGCGAGCGACATGGGTTCCAAGGCACTGGGCTTCCGGCGCGGGGACTTGGGGACCGGCGTTATAGGGGCGGGTGAGCAAGTCGCCTCTTGATAACCAGCCAACGCTGCGGAGGAGAGTAAGGGCGATATCCACACCTTGAGGAGTATCTATAGGCTCATATTCGGGCATTCCCTCGCTGACAACACAGAGACCCAATCCTCTACTCTCAACTGCGACGAACGATTGCATAGCTTTCATCCCTACGGGCTTCTCCACCCAACCTTCCCCTTTCGGCAGCTGGATATTTCTTCTCAAGACCCCGAATTGGACATCAGCCAAACAATCATTGGCGAAGAGGTTGGTTGGGAAGTGAACCCGCAGACGATGGTCCTTGACCTTATTCTCAAAAATCGTCTCTATATCAATGCGAGGGATGCCTGCGTGGAGAGTGATGTAAGAGGTTATTGGACAGGGAACAAGGTCTTTGGAGCGAGAGGTCCTTGTCTCGTCTATGCTTTCGGGAAGATAAAGCGTAAACTGAACCTTTATAGTCGCGGATACAGGTCCCCTATGCAGGAGGGAAATATGGGCATTTACACCAGCGGAAGTAATGGTTTCAGAATTGAGCGCGGGTGAATAGTTATATTCGTCTCCGACGTCCTCCGTGTCCTCAAAGAGATTACAACCTTTGAAGACCTGCCCGCTTCTCTTATCCGTGATATCAATCGTTCCATTGGGATTCACATCCACTCTCAAGAAGGCGTTCTCCAAGCTCGTCGGCGTGGCTACGAGGAGAGTGGAAACCCTCTTTGCCTCCCTGACCTCCTCAATATAGTAAGTCTTGTAGCCGAGGGGCGGGACATTCTCCGCCCAGATAGAGATATCTCCGCTCCATACCAACTGGTTAAGGGGGTGGGGATGGTAGGGGAGAGAAACCTTGATGTTCTCCAACTGGCTTGACACTATTTTTCCTGTCTCATCGCGCACAATTATATTATGGATGGTTTGGTCGGGAGAAACGGGAAATTCTATGTGCAACTTAGCCACATCTGTTACAGTCCAGCTATGGGGATTGAAGACAACAACAGCTGCCCTTGCCCCCTCCTTCTTGGAGTTTATCCTATCTACGATATAGCGAGTGGATTCATCAAACATAATCTCCGCAATCTGGCGGGCAGCTGCGAAGCGAGGTAGCATATCCCGATGAACCTCGTCCACTGAACATCCGCAGATGGAATCATGGGGATGATTTGAGATAAGATATTTCCAAGCTCGGAGGAGGAAAGCACCCTCGTAGGGTTTCCCCTTTAGCCAAGCGAGGGAGGAAGCCGGCTCTGCATACTTCTCCAATGCCATTTGCGTGGCGAAGTTCTCCTTCTTCAAGTAAAGGCGAGTGGAGAAGACACCGAGCAGAAGAGGATGGTAGCGTCCCCTATGGAGTTCTCCCTTTATCGTCCCCAGCTTCGGCTCCTCGCTCAACACCTTCTCAACAAATTCCTCAAATGTTGAATGGACAACCTCAATATCCTCCAGCTTGCTGTTGGCATAATCTATCATATCGGGAAGCTCGGGTTGGGGCTCGAGGTGGTCGCAGCCGTTGTTGAGGAGGATGTAACGAGTGGAAGCGAACGGCTTGAGCGATTCAACCTCTCTCCTTATTGTTTCCACCGCTTTGTCCATATCAACCTTTACCGTTCCGGGCTCACCAAACGGCGGCTCGTAGCCCAAGCCCGCTAAATTGCAATATCCATGCATTTGATAGATTGCCAAAACCTTCGTCCCATCCAATCCCTCCCACCAGAATTCGGTGTTTAGTCCTTCCCATTCATCGCCCAATCCTCTATGGAAAATAAACGATTTTATGCCGAAACCTTGGAGGATTTGCGGCATTTGAGCTACATGACCGAAGGGGTCCGGCAAATAGCCCACCTTCATAACCCTACCGAATTTCTCCGCTATGAGATGCCCAATTAAGAGATTCCTGACCAGTGCCTCCCCAGATACGAGAAACTCGTCCGGGAGAACATACCAAGGACCGATATGGAGCCTTCCCTCCTGCACGAGCTTCCTTATCCTTTCCTCGTTTTCTGGGCGAATTTCCAGATAGTCCTCCAAAACGATTGTCTGCCCATCAAAGACATAGTATTTGTAGCGGGGGTTCGCCTCCATAAGGGAGAGAAGACGGTCCGTCAATCTCACGAGCCGTCTTCTAAACCCCTGGAAAGTTAAATACCATTCCCTATCCCAATGGGTGTGAGAGACTACGATAGCTGTCCATTTTTTCATTTTTTAACCTCCTTTCAAAAATTTTTATCAAAAAATTTATTTAGGCATGTTTGACGAGGGCGCTGATGCCGAGGGCATGCTCTTGCTTAAGCTCACCCTCCAATTCAAGCCCTGCCTTATGAGGGTAAGAACGACCGAACCCTGAAGCGGTTGCTGGGTCATCATAGGCAACATAATACCTCCCGCTGTAAGGGAAACTTGAACACGCACCTTGGCTTCGCTGAAGGAAGAGCTCTCAGTCTGGGCGCTAACCGATTGGACAGTGGGCTTAAGTGAGCTGATTACATCAAGGATGTCCTTCCCTGCAAATTGGGAGGGAAGATTTACCCCCATTGAATTGAGATAACTGGAAACCTTCTCCTTCAGTTCTTCCTTTGTTGTTGGTAGGGTAGCTGCGTCAACAGGGTCTATATAAGGTTTAATTGAGGATAGGTCCTGCGCAACTATCCCCTGGACGAAGGCGTAAACGAAATCCCTCGCTACCTGCTGAGGCTTCTCACGAAAAAGTTTGGTGTAGAAAAAGAAGCCACCACCCAAGACGAGGAGGATAACCACAATGCCTACTAACCAACCAAGGGATAGACCGCGTCTACGCGCTACGACGCCTACCGTCTCGGCAGGCGCAGCTTCAGCTCCTCCTGTAGGAGCTGCTTCAGCTCCACCTGTAGGAACTGCTTCAGTTATCCTCCCTACCCTGGCTTTCATCGCTGCAGCCGCTTCCCCTTTGAGAGGGGCAAAGCAGTTCCAGCACGCTTCCCTCGTCTCCTCGTTTTCCGCTCCACAAAACTTACACTCAATCATCTTCGTTCACCTCTTTTCTCATATTTTCAATACCTTTACTTCCTTCTTAGCTAATATTATATCCCTTTCTCCGCTGAAGGTTAACCCCTTTCCGCTTTCTAAGTCTATAGCCCTCTCAAAATCTCCCAAAAGAGTT
The bacterium genome window above contains:
- a CDS encoding sugar phosphate isomerase/epimerase; translated protein: MEIGILSLSYSFKGYTFDEFLASAKEIGFDAYELSTAPGAHKGTIRFDEEGIEEIKRKSAQMGLKIHALGGYTNFVRKSAKEIDEEVKKVVNYLDIAEKLGAKVIRVFGGEPNPDIPENEWEELIAKGLKECAPEAEKRKIYLGMENHGYITNDAELEIRVIEKVGSPFVRLTVDTSNYYWYGHPLATVEKFYKLVAPYCVHTHLKDGSARNGVREKYIALALGEGDLPLELFLDELLNSSYQGPLCIEYEGEEDAEIGAKKGYEYLKNYLAKR
- the rnc gene encoding ribonuclease III — translated: MIREALIHPSLKQGGEGSSYERLEFLGDAVLGVIIAEHLFREYSHFDSGKLSRAKAYFVSEERLAEVARHLQLGELIQMSKGEEKGGGREKNSVLADALEAFIGAIYLLGGLGKARKFVMRAFKPLLRTMKGIFLKDYKSILQEYLQAKGKGLPQYVVVKVEGPPHERTFTVQVNIDGEVYGEGVGRNKKEASMNAAKSALKKLGLEYNNYE